A region from the Catellatospora sp. TT07R-123 genome encodes:
- a CDS encoding demethylmenaquinone methyltransferase has product MTRADLDKEPNEIAAMFDGVAENYDKTNSVLSFGQDKSWRRATRSALDLKPGEKVLDLGAGTGVSTEELARSGAYVVGADLSLGMLKVGRRTRPHVPLTAADALALPFADETFDAVTISFAIRNVANTPAALRELARVTKPGGRLVICEFSHPTNGAFRTVYLQYLMRSLPAVARRVASNPEAYVYLAESIRAWPDQRELAAIIGENNWSQVKWRNLTGGIVALHRATRP; this is encoded by the coding sequence ATGACGCGCGCAGACCTGGACAAAGAGCCGAACGAGATCGCCGCGATGTTCGACGGCGTGGCCGAGAACTACGACAAGACGAACTCGGTGCTGTCGTTCGGTCAGGACAAGTCGTGGCGGCGCGCGACCCGCTCTGCGCTGGACCTCAAGCCGGGTGAGAAGGTGCTCGACCTCGGCGCGGGCACCGGCGTCTCCACCGAGGAACTGGCCCGCTCGGGGGCGTACGTCGTGGGCGCGGACCTGTCGCTGGGCATGCTCAAGGTCGGCCGGCGCACCCGCCCGCACGTGCCGCTGACGGCGGCCGACGCGCTGGCACTGCCCTTCGCGGACGAGACGTTCGACGCGGTCACCATCTCGTTCGCGATCCGCAACGTGGCGAACACCCCGGCGGCCCTGCGCGAGCTGGCCCGGGTCACCAAGCCCGGCGGCCGCCTGGTCATCTGCGAGTTCTCGCACCCGACCAACGGCGCGTTCCGCACCGTCTACCTCCAGTACCTCATGCGCTCGCTGCCCGCGGTGGCCCGCCGGGTCGCCAGCAACCCCGAGGCGTACGTCTACCTGGCCGAGTCGATCCGGGCCTGGCCCGACCAGCGCGAGCTCGCCGCGATCATCGGCGAGAACAACTGGTCGCAGGTGAAGTGGCGCAACCTGACCGGCGGCATCGTCGCCCTCCACCGCGCCACCCGCCCCTGA